One window of the Actinomyces procaprae genome contains the following:
- a CDS encoding LysM peptidoglycan-binding domain-containing protein, translating into MSASTRIIQSVKGLSGRAALGLVGLVSFALVPVLLSAATTSARSLLELPLAWWGPAQFSAAITAVACGAGAAGALWHLLSVILALLACSDGRRGSLRAPGRGARAAARILRRWGAPVVRRIAAGALIAGMSSSPALAATTAAAPGSDDLGWQPTQTAPTDPGDSGTGSSPTDPGQPQESPAPTPGHTVTAGESLWSITEDLIGPEASPAQVAEAWPQLYRANTDVIGSDPELILPGTPLSVPGFTDEAES; encoded by the coding sequence ATGAGCGCGTCAACACGGATCATTCAGTCCGTGAAGGGACTCAGCGGGCGAGCCGCACTCGGCCTGGTCGGACTGGTTTCCTTCGCCCTGGTCCCGGTACTGCTGAGCGCTGCGACCACAAGCGCCCGGTCCCTGCTGGAACTGCCCCTGGCCTGGTGGGGCCCCGCCCAGTTCTCCGCAGCCATCACCGCCGTCGCCTGCGGCGCCGGAGCCGCAGGGGCGCTCTGGCACCTGCTGTCAGTCATCCTGGCCCTGCTCGCCTGTTCCGACGGCCGTCGCGGATCCCTGAGGGCTCCCGGCCGCGGAGCCCGTGCGGCCGCCCGGATACTGCGCCGCTGGGGCGCTCCCGTGGTGCGGCGGATCGCCGCCGGAGCGCTTATCGCCGGCATGTCCTCAAGCCCGGCCCTCGCCGCCACCACCGCCGCCGCTCCCGGCAGCGACGACCTGGGCTGGCAGCCCACCCAGACGGCGCCCACTGACCCCGGGGACTCAGGCACCGGCTCCTCCCCCACCGATCCGGGGCAGCCGCAGGAGAGTCCCGCCCCCACCCCCGGGCACACGGTGACGGCCGGCGAGTCCCTGTGGTCCATCACCGAAGACCTGATCGGCCCCGAGGCCTCGCCGGCGCAGGTAGCCGAGGCATGGCCACAGCTGTACCGGGCCAACACGGACGTGATCGGCTCAGACCCCGAGCTGATCCTCCCCGGAACACCCTTGTCCGTTCCCGGCTTCACCGACGAAGCCGAGTCCTGA
- a CDS encoding Rv3235 family protein: MSALTAAAPAYPQSAPSPQSPATNDKPQLRAVPAPETIERPGTPPRSRTRPAPAARTAPGLRLSASTPAGTLVPRPVLDGAQQPKDWDRLRFRPVLKQGGDDAKQPNAEAEMPDPARFAAVVVTAAAEVLSGHRRADNLARWTTPELFEALTRRAGLACRLLGQAPTRLRPRSAHAQPPKHGSCEVTVLLDDGTRVRAAAARLETFRGRWLLAALEIA; the protein is encoded by the coding sequence ATGTCCGCCCTCACCGCCGCCGCCCCGGCATATCCCCAGTCCGCCCCGTCACCGCAGTCGCCCGCCACCAACGACAAGCCGCAGTTGCGTGCAGTCCCGGCACCGGAGACGATCGAGCGTCCCGGCACACCTCCCCGCAGCCGCACCCGCCCGGCCCCGGCCGCACGCACCGCCCCCGGCCTGCGCCTCTCAGCGAGCACGCCCGCCGGCACCCTCGTGCCCCGCCCGGTCCTGGACGGCGCCCAGCAGCCCAAGGACTGGGACCGCCTACGCTTCCGCCCCGTCTTGAAGCAAGGCGGCGATGACGCGAAACAGCCGAACGCCGAGGCCGAGATGCCCGATCCGGCGCGCTTCGCCGCCGTGGTCGTGACCGCCGCCGCCGAAGTGCTGTCCGGGCACCGCCGGGCGGACAACCTCGCACGCTGGACCACGCCGGAGCTGTTCGAGGCGCTCACCCGGCGGGCGGGACTGGCGTGCAGACTGCTCGGGCAGGCGCCGACGCGACTACGCCCGCGCTCGGCGCACGCCCAGCCACCCAAGCACGGCAGCTGCGAGGTGACGGTCCTGCTGGACGACGGCACCCGCGTTCGCGCGGCGGCCGCCCGCCTGGAGACCTTCAGGGGACGGTGGCTGCTGGCCGCGCTCGAAATCGCCTGA
- the secA gene encoding preprotein translocase subunit SecA, which yields MSIVDRILRIGEGRTLKRLDALATQVEALAEDYKQFTDAELQEQTAEFKQRYADGETLDELLPEAFATVVEAADRVLGQRPYHVQIMGGAALHQGNIAEMKTGEGKTLVATMPSYLRALTGKGVHVVTVNDYLAEYQSDLMGRVHRFLGLTTGCVLATQNPAQRRKQYECDITYGTNNEFGFDYLRDNMAQRPEDLVQRGHAFVIVDEVDSILIDEARTPLIISGPATGDVNKWYKEFAKLAQRLRAGRDYEVDEKKRTVGVLAPGIERVEDYLGIDNLYESENTPLIGFLNNAIKAKELFHLDKDYIVRDGEVLIVDEHTGRVLPGRRYNEGMHQAIEAKERVEIKAENQTLATITLQNYFRLYPEGSRAGMTGTAETEAAEFAGTYGIGVVPIPTNKPMIRVDQPDLVYTNVDAKLAAVVDDIAERHEAGQPVLVGTTSVEKSERLSQLLDERGIKHEVLNAKQHAREAAVVALAGRKGAVTVATNMAGRGTDIMLGGNAEHIAVTALKEAGLDPEENAEEYEKAWPKALAAAQEACAAEHDEVVELGGLYVLGTERHESRRIDNQLRGRSGRQGDPGESRFYLSMEDDLMRMFASGAAQRIMNSGAYPDDVPIESKMVTRAIASAQRQVESRNYEIRKNVLKYDDVMTEQREKVYSERRRVLDGEDLEPQLVGFRAQAVGTIVAARTQEGRPDEWDLDALWNDLAHLYPVSLTQEDLIEEVGGRDLLSAERLSAELTEDAAVAYEEAEQRLSENPIARAQLGEEPMRSLERRVLLAVVDKRWREHLYEMDYLKEGIGLRAMAQRDPLVEYANEGAHMFKAMMEGIREETVEQVFANAARFDAAAARAAAQQAQAEAAGKDAAPSAGGGRTAADGRGASRGSVLGSTGQEPMNQRVTYTAPAEDGTATATPAAGAQGRGAAEPAASATGAAAGAGAGKSASTGGNRKQRRAAKKRRK from the coding sequence GTGTCGATCGTCGATCGGATCCTTCGCATCGGTGAGGGACGGACCCTCAAGAGGCTCGACGCCCTCGCGACCCAGGTCGAGGCCCTGGCGGAGGACTACAAGCAGTTCACCGACGCGGAGCTGCAGGAGCAGACAGCGGAGTTCAAGCAGCGGTACGCCGACGGGGAGACCCTCGACGAGCTCCTCCCCGAGGCCTTCGCCACCGTGGTTGAGGCCGCCGACCGCGTGCTCGGCCAGCGCCCCTACCACGTGCAGATCATGGGCGGGGCCGCCCTGCACCAGGGCAACATCGCCGAGATGAAGACCGGTGAGGGCAAGACCCTGGTGGCCACCATGCCCTCCTACCTGCGGGCGCTGACCGGCAAGGGCGTGCACGTGGTCACCGTCAACGACTACCTGGCCGAGTACCAGTCCGACTTGATGGGGCGCGTGCACCGCTTCCTGGGGCTGACGACCGGCTGCGTGCTGGCCACCCAGAATCCCGCCCAGCGGCGCAAGCAGTACGAGTGCGACATCACCTATGGCACCAACAACGAGTTCGGCTTCGACTACCTGCGCGACAACATGGCCCAGCGCCCCGAGGACCTGGTCCAGCGGGGTCACGCCTTCGTGATCGTAGACGAGGTCGACTCCATCCTCATCGACGAGGCCCGCACCCCGCTGATCATCTCCGGCCCCGCCACCGGGGACGTCAACAAGTGGTACAAGGAGTTCGCCAAGCTCGCCCAGCGCCTGCGCGCCGGCCGGGACTACGAGGTCGACGAGAAGAAGCGCACCGTCGGCGTACTCGCCCCCGGAATTGAGCGCGTGGAGGACTACCTGGGCATAGACAACCTCTACGAGTCGGAGAACACGCCCCTGATCGGCTTCCTGAACAACGCCATCAAGGCCAAGGAGCTGTTCCACCTGGACAAGGACTACATCGTGCGCGACGGCGAGGTACTCATCGTCGATGAGCACACCGGCCGCGTCCTGCCCGGCCGCCGCTACAACGAGGGCATGCACCAGGCCATCGAGGCAAAGGAGCGGGTGGAGATCAAGGCCGAGAACCAGACCCTGGCCACCATCACCCTGCAGAACTACTTCCGCCTGTACCCGGAGGGCTCGCGCGCCGGCATGACCGGTACCGCCGAGACCGAGGCCGCGGAGTTCGCCGGCACCTACGGCATCGGCGTGGTTCCCATCCCCACCAACAAGCCGATGATCCGCGTGGACCAGCCGGACCTGGTCTACACCAACGTGGACGCCAAGCTGGCCGCCGTCGTCGACGACATCGCCGAGCGCCATGAGGCCGGCCAGCCCGTCCTGGTGGGCACCACCAGCGTGGAGAAGTCCGAGCGGCTGTCCCAACTGCTCGATGAGCGCGGCATCAAGCACGAGGTGCTCAACGCCAAGCAGCACGCCCGTGAGGCCGCCGTCGTAGCCCTGGCCGGACGCAAGGGCGCCGTGACCGTGGCCACCAACATGGCCGGCCGCGGCACCGACATCATGCTCGGCGGGAACGCCGAGCACATCGCGGTGACCGCCCTGAAGGAGGCGGGCCTGGATCCGGAGGAGAACGCCGAGGAGTACGAGAAGGCCTGGCCCAAGGCGCTCGCCGCCGCACAGGAGGCCTGCGCCGCGGAGCACGACGAGGTCGTAGAGCTGGGCGGCCTGTACGTGCTGGGAACCGAGCGGCACGAGTCCCGCCGCATCGACAACCAGCTGCGCGGGCGCTCCGGCCGCCAGGGAGACCCGGGGGAGTCCCGCTTCTACCTGTCCATGGAGGACGACCTGATGCGCATGTTCGCCTCCGGCGCCGCCCAGCGCATCATGAACTCCGGTGCCTACCCCGACGACGTGCCGATCGAGTCCAAGATGGTCACGCGCGCCATCGCCTCAGCCCAGCGGCAGGTCGAGTCCCGCAACTACGAGATCCGCAAGAACGTCCTCAAGTACGACGACGTCATGACCGAGCAGCGCGAGAAGGTCTACTCCGAGCGCCGCCGGGTCCTGGACGGCGAGGACCTGGAGCCGCAGCTGGTCGGCTTCCGAGCCCAGGCCGTCGGCACGATCGTGGCCGCCCGTACCCAGGAGGGCCGTCCCGACGAGTGGGACCTGGACGCCCTGTGGAACGACCTGGCGCACCTGTACCCGGTCAGCCTCACCCAGGAGGACCTGATCGAGGAGGTAGGCGGCCGCGACCTGCTCTCCGCCGAGCGGCTGTCCGCCGAGCTCACTGAGGACGCCGCCGTCGCCTACGAGGAGGCCGAGCAGCGCCTGAGCGAGAACCCCATCGCCCGCGCGCAGCTGGGGGAGGAGCCCATGCGCTCCCTGGAGCGGCGCGTCCTGCTGGCCGTCGTGGACAAGCGCTGGCGCGAGCACCTGTATGAGATGGACTACCTCAAGGAGGGCATCGGCCTGCGCGCCATGGCCCAGCGGGACCCGCTGGTCGAGTACGCCAATGAGGGTGCACACATGTTCAAGGCCATGATGGAGGGCATCCGGGAGGAGACGGTCGAGCAGGTATTCGCCAACGCAGCCCGCTTCGACGCCGCGGCCGCTCGTGCCGCCGCCCAGCAGGCACAGGCCGAGGCCGCGGGTAAGGACGCGGCGCCGTCGGCCGGAGGCGGGAGGACTGCGGCCGACGGGCGGGGAGCGTCCCGCGGGTCCGTGCTGGGCAGCACCGGCCAGGAGCCCATGAACCAGCGCGTCACTTATACGGCGCCCGCTGAGGACGGCACCGCCACGGCCACCCCGGCTGCGGGGGCGCAGGGCCGTGGGGCCGCGGAGCCTGCGGCGTCGGCGACCGGGGCAGCCGCCGGCGCGGGAGCGGGCAAGTCGGCGTCCACCGGCGGTAACCGCAAGCAGCGGCGGGCCGCCAAGAAGCGGCGCAAGTAG
- a CDS encoding ComF family protein encodes MLRHLPGALADAVHVALPLSCAGCGRWDVSLCEDCAALLEAAPHRVEHADAAAGLAVWALAAYAGPVRSLVLSWKNGAREELDRVMSRAGRRAGRQVAEGLSARTVAAVSAADGLLVVPAPSGLQRRARGRLVAARLADAIALGMAEGLREVSRDVSRRPVTVASADVLRRRAGAGGVRQAGRSAAQRRANRSTPPRVVAPVAGMAVVLVDDVVTTGATLGACARALRLAGAVVEEALVVAAAPPPARGRPVVVPGGPVLPADGGGMAMSAPKMV; translated from the coding sequence ATGCTCCGTCACCTGCCGGGCGCGCTCGCCGACGCCGTGCACGTCGCCCTGCCGCTCAGTTGCGCCGGCTGCGGCCGGTGGGACGTCTCCCTGTGCGAGGACTGCGCGGCACTGCTCGAGGCGGCGCCGCACCGGGTCGAGCACGCCGACGCCGCCGCCGGACTGGCCGTGTGGGCGCTGGCTGCCTACGCCGGTCCGGTCAGGTCCCTGGTGCTGAGCTGGAAGAACGGCGCCCGGGAGGAGCTTGACCGTGTCATGTCCCGGGCGGGCCGACGGGCGGGCCGCCAAGTGGCGGAGGGCCTGTCCGCCCGGACGGTGGCGGCAGTGTCCGCGGCCGACGGCCTGCTGGTGGTTCCGGCACCGTCCGGCCTGCAGCGGCGGGCGCGCGGCAGGCTGGTGGCGGCACGGCTCGCCGACGCCATCGCACTCGGCATGGCCGAAGGCCTGCGGGAGGTGTCCCGGGACGTGTCGCGGCGGCCGGTGACGGTGGCCAGCGCGGACGTGCTGCGGCGTCGGGCCGGTGCGGGCGGCGTGCGGCAGGCGGGCCGGTCTGCGGCCCAGCGGCGCGCCAACCGCTCGACGCCGCCGCGGGTGGTGGCCCCGGTCGCAGGGATGGCGGTGGTACTGGTCGATGACGTGGTTACCACCGGGGCCACGCTGGGGGCCTGCGCCCGAGCACTGCGCCTGGCGGGCGCAGTGGTTGAGGAGGCCCTGGTGGTGGCCGCGGCCCCGCCGCCGGCCCGGGGGCGTCCGGTGGTGGTCCCCGGCGGCCCGGTGCTCCCCGCAGACGGCGGCGGGATGGCCATGAGCGCCCCAAAAATGGTGTAG
- the hpf gene encoding ribosome hibernation-promoting factor, HPF/YfiA family — translation MDITVVGRNAEISSRLRDYVEEKAAKVEQFDPRVQRVEVEVTHERNPRQADTAERAEITVISKGPVIRAEASSSDRFAAFDIAMGKLTERLRRARDRKKNHRRHIVELPDQVASAPAEEPELPDTDDLPIEDSPSAPTQPGVAVESQLGDSPVVVRQKLHDAVPMTVDEALYQMELVGHPFYLFIEKSTMQPCAVYHRHGWTYGVIRLNAQVTTGD, via the coding sequence ATGGACATCACCGTCGTCGGTCGCAATGCGGAGATCAGCTCTCGCCTGCGGGACTACGTCGAGGAGAAGGCCGCCAAGGTCGAGCAGTTCGACCCGCGCGTCCAACGAGTCGAGGTCGAGGTCACCCACGAGCGCAACCCGCGTCAGGCGGACACCGCCGAGCGCGCAGAGATCACCGTCATCTCCAAGGGCCCGGTGATCCGGGCCGAGGCCAGCTCCTCCGACCGCTTCGCCGCCTTCGACATCGCCATGGGGAAGCTGACCGAGCGCTTGCGCCGGGCACGCGACCGGAAGAAGAACCACCGCCGCCACATCGTCGAGCTCCCCGACCAGGTCGCGTCCGCCCCCGCCGAGGAGCCGGAGCTGCCGGACACCGACGACCTGCCCATCGAGGACTCGCCCTCGGCGCCCACCCAGCCGGGTGTGGCGGTGGAGTCCCAGCTGGGAGACTCCCCCGTGGTGGTACGGCAGAAGCTCCACGACGCAGTGCCGATGACGGTGGATGAGGCCCTGTACCAGATGGAGCTGGTGGGCCACCCCTTCTACCTCTTCATTGAGAAGTCCACGATGCAGCCCTGCGCCGTCTACCACCGGCACGGCTGGACCTACGGCGTCATCCGCCTGAACGCGCAAGTCACCACCGGCGACTGA
- a CDS encoding LpqB family beta-propeller domain-containing protein, translating to MTGPASALPERRPARDVPRRAVLAALLLGGGSLAACTALPTSGGVAESDVLGAGDEQLVQTAAGPADGATPDEIVTGFLRACAAGLFDDFATARAFLTDAASASWQPTAAVGVYEGSTTPVVALVEHEVTVTVDLIGVVDPVGVFTGAADPDHSYRYALTTNASGQWRIAELPDGMLLSDGDLMAGFGSAPLFFLTPDHTRLVPELRWLPRHELSRRLVEALLEGPSTWMAAGVSTAIPAGVTIGDDGVVVEGGIASVDLIGLGGPGDLDEAQARLLVAQIRATLLGASDLTQVRDVAVRADGDELGAPTALPAVDTPPGQVVGMWAGAVVQGTSSTRTTLVAAQTMGADVASHPTLAQDGTVYALTRSSLLRVSPGQGAADVIMSVGEADSRADSDTEAEPGAAPDPDGAGEADGAEAATQGLLPPIVDRHQWVWTGAEGRIIAVDGRGRRASIDAPWLSSRTVVAFDLAAESARIVVRHRGSGEHGDDRVSVAVIVRNDGTPTGLGDPLELPAAAAARTDAVVWYDPLSVAVLPASEDGQVASGVLRVPVGGPLTAAITSPAAVAVTADRATGAVQLTDAEGRIWQHTGAAWRVSATGITDIAYPLP from the coding sequence GTGACGGGTCCCGCATCCGCCCTGCCCGAGCGCCGCCCCGCCCGGGACGTGCCTCGTCGCGCGGTGCTCGCCGCGCTGCTGCTCGGTGGCGGCTCGCTCGCCGCCTGCACCGCCCTGCCCACGTCCGGGGGCGTGGCCGAGTCCGACGTCCTGGGGGCGGGTGACGAACAGCTCGTCCAGACCGCGGCGGGCCCCGCGGACGGCGCCACCCCGGATGAGATCGTCACGGGGTTCCTGCGTGCCTGCGCCGCCGGGCTGTTCGACGACTTCGCCACCGCGCGGGCCTTCCTTACCGACGCGGCCTCCGCCTCCTGGCAGCCCACCGCCGCGGTGGGCGTCTACGAGGGCTCGACCACGCCGGTGGTCGCCCTGGTCGAGCACGAGGTGACCGTCACGGTCGACCTGATAGGCGTCGTCGACCCGGTCGGCGTGTTCACCGGAGCTGCCGATCCCGATCACTCCTACCGCTACGCGCTGACCACCAATGCGTCGGGCCAGTGGCGCATAGCCGAGCTGCCCGACGGGATGCTCCTGTCCGACGGTGACCTGATGGCCGGCTTCGGCTCCGCGCCGCTGTTCTTCCTGACCCCTGACCACACCCGCCTGGTTCCGGAGCTGCGCTGGCTGCCCCGCCACGAGCTGTCCCGGCGACTGGTCGAGGCGCTGCTGGAGGGGCCCTCGACCTGGATGGCCGCGGGGGTGTCCACCGCGATTCCCGCCGGCGTCACCATCGGGGACGACGGCGTCGTAGTCGAGGGCGGGATCGCCAGCGTCGACCTGATCGGCCTGGGCGGTCCGGGTGACCTAGATGAGGCGCAGGCACGGCTCCTGGTGGCGCAGATTCGCGCCACGCTTCTGGGTGCATCCGACCTCACGCAGGTGCGGGACGTCGCCGTGCGGGCCGATGGCGACGAGCTCGGGGCGCCGACGGCGCTGCCCGCCGTCGACACGCCGCCGGGGCAAGTGGTCGGGATGTGGGCGGGAGCCGTCGTCCAGGGCACGAGTTCCACCCGTACCACCCTGGTGGCGGCCCAGACCATGGGCGCCGACGTCGCCTCTCACCCCACGCTCGCCCAGGACGGCACCGTGTACGCCCTGACCCGTTCCAGCCTGCTGCGCGTGTCACCGGGGCAGGGCGCGGCCGACGTCATCATGTCTGTGGGGGAGGCCGATTCCCGCGCCGACTCTGACACCGAGGCCGAGCCCGGTGCCGCCCCGGACCCGGACGGGGCCGGAGAGGCGGACGGCGCCGAGGCCGCGACCCAGGGGCTGCTGCCCCCGATCGTGGACCGCCACCAGTGGGTGTGGACAGGGGCGGAGGGGCGGATCATCGCCGTTGACGGCCGGGGCCGGCGGGCGTCGATAGACGCCCCGTGGCTGAGCAGCCGGACGGTTGTGGCCTTCGACCTGGCCGCCGAGTCGGCTCGCATTGTGGTGCGCCACCGGGGGAGCGGCGAGCACGGTGATGACCGTGTGAGCGTGGCTGTGATCGTCCGTAACGACGGCACCCCGACCGGCCTGGGAGATCCCCTGGAGCTGCCCGCCGCAGCCGCGGCCCGCACCGACGCCGTCGTCTGGTATGACCCGCTGAGCGTGGCCGTGCTGCCCGCCTCCGAGGACGGCCAGGTGGCGTCGGGTGTTTTGCGCGTTCCCGTCGGCGGGCCGCTGACCGCCGCCATCACGTCCCCGGCTGCGGTCGCCGTCACTGCGGACCGGGCTACCGGAGCGGTCCAGCTGACCGACGCCGAAGGGCGCATCTGGCAGCACACGGGCGCGGCCTGGCGTGTGAGCGCCACCGGCATCACCGACATCGCCTACCCGCTTCCCTGA
- the mtrB gene encoding MtrAB system histidine kinase MtrB: protein MPTPLGAARRSLGTSMVLFATVAGVVLIAVLLVAVTITIRNDVFAERRAAILTDARQRTAAAQSAFDVAQVDTADDLTATAQAQLASINDSFVGAGGVGVVLRRAGGETSTIIINDLATDADLAALITDNLVSQIDAGQTGTQYFQSVGIPDGDGTAPGLMVGSRVNLPLAGGYNLFLVYTLAPEQHVIDLATRAIIIAGAGFLLLLIVGLWALTSRVLIPIRRASLAAERLAAGHLQERLPVSGENEIATLSRSFNNMADSLEAQIQAWESLSKVEKLFVSDVSHELRTPLASIRLAAEQIWQARDEIQDPFATRSLKILMREIDRFEQMLSDLLEISRIDSGRVQLRAAEADIGAVLHGVLDLVAVHVEASGSPIRLHLPEEPCVAEVDVARVERILRNLIVNALEHAEGSPIDITVAANGDAVAVRVRDHGVGMSPDVVKKVFDRFYRADPSRKRTLGGTGLGLSISLEDAVLHGGTLTAWGWPADGASFVLTLPRRLGPDATPGTFTKPGPLDVVPDDAPPVSRVGARTKDVDVTVPAVPALTPSPASRRSDVDRDSEQEEVATPTEADEADAQVRVTVIAPGEGPTARTPEDTDSRRKQEGGRR from the coding sequence GTGCCGACTCCGCTGGGGGCGGCACGCCGCTCTCTTGGCACCTCCATGGTGCTGTTCGCCACGGTGGCCGGCGTGGTCCTCATCGCCGTGCTGCTGGTGGCGGTCACGATCACCATTCGCAACGACGTGTTCGCCGAGCGTCGCGCCGCCATCCTCACCGATGCTCGCCAGCGCACGGCCGCAGCCCAGTCCGCCTTCGACGTCGCCCAGGTCGACACTGCCGATGACCTGACCGCGACGGCGCAGGCGCAGCTCGCCTCCATCAACGACTCCTTCGTCGGGGCGGGCGGTGTGGGCGTGGTGCTGCGCCGCGCCGGTGGCGAGACCTCAACGATCATCATCAACGACCTGGCCACCGATGCGGACCTGGCCGCGCTGATCACCGACAACCTGGTCTCCCAGATCGACGCGGGCCAAACCGGCACCCAGTACTTCCAGTCCGTGGGCATACCCGACGGCGACGGAACCGCCCCGGGACTCATGGTCGGCTCTCGCGTCAACCTGCCGCTGGCCGGCGGGTACAACCTGTTCCTCGTGTACACGCTGGCGCCCGAGCAGCACGTCATCGACCTGGCCACGCGGGCCATCATCATCGCCGGCGCCGGCTTCCTGCTGCTGCTCATCGTCGGGCTGTGGGCCCTCACCTCCCGGGTGCTGATCCCCATCCGGCGGGCCTCCTTGGCGGCCGAGCGCCTGGCGGCCGGCCACCTCCAGGAGCGGCTGCCGGTGTCGGGGGAGAATGAGATCGCCACGCTGTCGCGCTCCTTCAACAATATGGCCGACTCCCTCGAGGCGCAGATCCAGGCCTGGGAGAGCCTGTCGAAGGTGGAGAAGCTGTTCGTGTCCGACGTATCCCACGAGCTGCGCACGCCCCTGGCGTCCATCCGGCTGGCCGCGGAGCAGATCTGGCAGGCCCGCGATGAGATTCAGGACCCGTTCGCCACGCGCAGCCTGAAGATCCTCATGCGCGAGATAGACCGCTTTGAGCAGATGCTCTCAGACCTGCTGGAGATCTCCCGCATCGACTCCGGCCGCGTGCAGCTGCGCGCCGCGGAGGCGGATATCGGGGCCGTCCTGCACGGCGTACTCGACCTGGTCGCCGTCCACGTTGAGGCCTCCGGCTCGCCGATCCGCCTGCACCTGCCCGAGGAGCCCTGCGTCGCCGAGGTCGATGTAGCCCGGGTCGAGCGCATCCTGCGCAACCTGATCGTCAACGCGCTTGAGCACGCCGAGGGATCCCCCATTGACATCACCGTCGCCGCCAACGGTGACGCAGTCGCCGTACGCGTGCGCGATCACGGGGTGGGCATGAGCCCGGACGTGGTCAAGAAGGTCTTCGACCGCTTCTACCGCGCCGACCCGTCCCGCAAGCGCACCCTGGGCGGCACCGGGCTGGGCCTGTCCATCTCCCTGGAGGACGCCGTGCTGCACGGCGGCACCCTGACCGCCTGGGGCTGGCCCGCGGACGGCGCCTCCTTCGTGCTGACCCTGCCGCGCCGCCTCGGTCCCGATGCGACCCCCGGCACCTTTACCAAGCCCGGCCCCCTGGACGTGGTTCCCGACGACGCCCCGCCCGTCTCCCGGGTCGGCGCCCGCACCAAGGACGTCGACGTCACCGTTCCGGCCGTCCCGGCGCTCACGCCCTCGCCTGCCTCCCGCCGCTCGGACGTCGATCGCGACTCCGAGCAGGAGGAGGTCGCCACGCCCACCGAGGCCGATGAGGCCGACGCGCAGGTGCGCGTGACCGTCATCGCCCCGGGGGAGGGCCCGACGGCGCGTACGCCCGAGGACACCGACTCCCGCAGGAAGCAGGAGGGGGGCCGCCGGTGA
- the mtrA gene encoding MtrAB system response regulator MtrA: protein MRTRILVVDDDTALAEMIGIMLEAEDYTPSFCADGAKALEAFRETDPDLVLLDLMLPGLDGVEICKLIRSESDVPIIMLTARTDTQDVVAGLEAGADDYVTKPFKSKELLARVRTRLRRNIDANGAEHVRAGDLDIDVSGHQVHRGDTVINLTPLEFDLLVTLARTPWKVFTREELLEQVWGYQHAADTRLVNVHVQRLRAKIEKDPEHPSIVVTVRGVGYRAGDGK from the coding sequence ATGCGCACTCGCATTCTGGTCGTTGACGATGATACTGCCCTGGCCGAGATGATCGGCATCATGCTGGAGGCGGAGGACTACACTCCGTCCTTCTGCGCCGACGGCGCGAAGGCCCTCGAGGCCTTCCGCGAGACTGATCCGGATCTGGTCCTGCTGGACCTGATGCTGCCGGGGCTCGACGGCGTGGAGATCTGCAAGCTCATCCGCTCCGAGTCCGACGTGCCGATCATCATGCTCACCGCGCGCACCGACACCCAGGACGTGGTGGCCGGGCTCGAGGCCGGCGCTGACGACTACGTCACCAAGCCCTTCAAGTCCAAGGAGCTGCTGGCTCGCGTCCGCACTCGCCTGCGCCGCAACATCGACGCCAATGGCGCTGAGCACGTGCGCGCCGGCGACCTGGACATCGACGTCTCCGGCCACCAGGTCCACCGCGGTGACACCGTCATCAACCTCACGCCGCTGGAGTTCGACCTGCTGGTCACCCTCGCCCGCACCCCGTGGAAGGTGTTCACGCGTGAGGAGCTGCTGGAGCAGGTGTGGGGCTACCAGCACGCCGCCGACACCCGCCTGGTCAACGTGCACGTGCAGCGCCTGCGCGCCAAGATCGAGAAGGACCCCGAGCATCCCAGCATCGTGGTGACGGTGCGCGGCGTCGGCTACCGTGCCGGCGACGGCAAGTGA